GTCGCGGGGGGGCTCGGGTTTTGCATCAGGGTGAAGCAGCTCACCTGTGGCCTCTGTATCAAGCTCTGAGGCAAGCGCAGGTACCAGTTCAACTGGTGCGTAGCAGCCAGGTCCAGAAGCTCATTCTTCTGCCTGGACAGCAGTTGCGTGACGAAGGCGACGGTTGGGGTAGCTTTCAGCCTCTCAGCGTTACCGGCGACAGCAAACCTGCTTATCGCTTCGCCTGGGCAAGCGTTCGAAGATTGCTGATCACATCAGCCCGCATGACCACCCTGCAAGTTCGGGAAGTGGAGATCCAACAGACTCGGCCCTGGAGCAAACCTCAGACTCAGATTGAAGAAAAGATGGTCGAGGTTGTACAGGACTACGGCCAAGTCTGTGATCTGCATCTAGCCGATCCTGAGGCTCCCATCCTGCGACTCAGTGACCGTGACTTTGCTGGGAACAGTCCTGCGCCAGCCTGGGAGCATTTAATGACCTGGATTCAGAATCAGTGTCCTCAGGCAGAGGTGGATCGCAGTGGCGATGTGTTTCTACAAGAGATAATTCGTCCTGAGTGGCGGAACTTGCCCACAGTGCCCTGGTCCGGCTACTATCCTCCCGAGCAGCCCTACTTAAGAGGGGGGACAGCTTTGCAGTTCTACTCCAGTTTGGTTTACCTCTCCCACCAGAAGTCGTGAGCGCTGGGGCAAGTTGACGGAAGCACACATTTAGTGTTGACTGAAAGGCTATAGCCCTCAGGCACACTAGATCTTGCCCTTACTGGACGCCTGCCCATGGTTGCACAACTGGAGCCTTCAGCCCTAAGCCCATCTCAGCCCACAAAGCCAGCTTCTCGATTGGAATCAGAGCTGCTGCCCATTGTGGAGGGATTGGTTCAGGTCGTTACGGCACCCCATCGCAGCTTTTTCACAAGTGTTATGGCACAGGCGCTGCGGGTTGCCGGGCAGGGACGCAAAGTTCTAGTTGTGCAGTTTCTGAAGGGTGGCATCCGGCAAGGTCACGAGCATCCGGTCCATTTAGGTCAAACGCTGGACTGGTTGCGCTGTAGCTTGCCCCGCTGTATTGATACTCCCCAACTTGATGAATCGGAGCAAGCTGCACTCACCGAACTC
The Leptolyngbya sp. FACHB-261 DNA segment above includes these coding regions:
- a CDS encoding tol-pal system YbgF family protein, producing the protein MLEPSLETIKNAYDQGDYNQAMANLQALLQEQPEAKDRPPVQLYLGLLYAQQGQRQEAEAVLRRLLQYSHNRQVLHLARQALSTLLKDGPAPASSTQVSPAQASLTQTPPAQASTQESSSPAEPASVQSGLPESWEPAELVFLVWSPAETLERPEQQRCAVTLAQHLPSTDAYTLQLHMRRGGARVLHQGEAAHLWPLYQALRQAQVPVQLVRSSQVQKLILLPGQQLRDEGDGWGSFQPLSVTGDSKPAYRFAWASVRRLLITSARMTTLQVREVEIQQTRPWSKPQTQIEEKMVEVVQDYGQVCDLHLADPEAPILRLSDRDFAGNSPAPAWEHLMTWIQNQCPQAEVDRSGDVFLQEIIRPEWRNLPTVPWSGYYPPEQPYLRGGTALQFYSSLVYLSHQKS
- a CDS encoding P-loop NTPase family protein, giving the protein MVAQLEPSALSPSQPTKPASRLESELLPIVEGLVQVVTAPHRSFFTSVMAQALRVAGQGRKVLVVQFLKGGIRQGHEHPVHLGQTLDWLRCSLPRCIDTPQLDESEQAALTELWQHTRTCVLRGDYNLVVLDELSLAVNFNLIPEAEVLELLQQRPISVDVILTGPDMPQSLLDAADQITELRRSYCP